Within Desulfobacter sp., the genomic segment GCCGCTTTCAAACAGCCGCTTCTTTTTAAATTCAGCAGCACACAGGGGGCAGTATTTGTAGGTCACATCTTTGTTCATATGGAGAGTAGTCGGTACCAAAGAGAGGGCTTTAACCTCAACGCCCCTTTCATCCTTTTCAAGTCACTGTAATTACGTTTTATTTTTAGCCCTTCAACACAATCACAAAATTAAAAAATGTGTAAGTAAGGGATGTAAGTTTTTCGATCAAGATTACTTACACGCCCTAACCTTTCTACGCCAGTTCACCCTGATAAATCAAACAAAAAATAGGATCGCATTATCGCTATTTCAGTGAAAATTGCGGATGAACCAGGATGCCGTACTCCCGGCTATAAATTGACAGCCCCCAAAAAATCTATTAAGCCAATATGAGATGAACCCAGTGCCATAAGAGTCAGTTCGTAGCTTTAAGGGGGTAGAGTGAATAATGTTGATATAATTAGCTTTTCGGAATTTGGTGTTGATGATGCTAAAAGATATCTTATGGAAATGAAGGAGATTTTTTTTGCAACTTCAATAAGAAAAGAATTCCAACCCCCTTTACAGAAAGAAAAATACTACAAAACTTGGTTAGGTTTCTATCTTGATTCACATCCAGAATTAACTTTACTTGCCATTTTGGATCGAAGATGTGTTGGGTATATTACGGGGCTCCCCGATAGTGCATCAGAAAAATATCTGTTTAAAATGAATTCGGCTTATGGTGTTTTTAGAAATTTATATAATCAGTACCCTGCACACCTACATATAAATTGCCGTCCAAATTTTCAGGGTAAAGGTATCGGCACTATACTTATAAAATCGTTCATTGATACGTTGTTGCAAATGAATATTACAGGGGTCCATATTGTTACCGCTCATAATGGCAGGAATATTGCTTTTTATAAAAAATTGGACTTTTCTTTTCAGACAACCCGCACCTTCCAGAACAGGGAACTTCTATTTATGGCAAGGAGTCTATGATTTGAAGTGATATGTGAAGCCATGTATCTGGCTTTAATTTTAGCAGCAGATAAATCACCGGTTCCAAGGGAATACCGCAACTCTTTTTTGGAAATGGTTGCCTGGAGATCCAGTGGGATTTTTATCCGGAAACAATAAGAATGTGGATTCCTGATAAGGTAGGAAGGGGAGCTGCCTGTTTTCATTTTTTTCCATCCTCCATTAGGGGCTGTTTCTAAATAAATCATGCTAACCAAACCAAGCAAGAAGCAATAAGCACCATTGCATGGTAACTGCTGGCGAGTTTCTCATATCGAGTCGAAACTCGCCGACAGGATTTTATTTTTGCGAAAAAGCATTCCACCAAATGTCGTTCCTTATAAAGGTGTTTATCAATTTTTCTCTGAACCGTTCTGTTTCTTCTTGATGGGATAATGACCTTAGAACCTTTAGATTCAACAATTTCAATAAGTTTGTCAGTATCATATGCTCTATCAGCAAGGAATTGATCTGCTTCTATGTCTGCCATTAACTCATAAGAAGGTACCATATCATGAACATTACCCCCGGTCAGTTTTATTCGTACTGGATTACCAAGGCCATCAACCACAGCATGGATTTTTGTTGTTAAACCACCTCGACTTCGCCCAATGGCCTGAGAGTATTGTCCACCTCGTGCCCCGCAACCGTGTTGGTGAAGTTTTACGTAGGATCCGTCTATCATACCGGATTCTTTATCCTGGTTCTTTGCGACATTATTGAGAAGATCATCCCATGCTTCCAAAGAGGTCCATTTTGCAAATCTTTTATACACCGTTTGCCAAGGCCCGAATCTTTCAGGAAGATCACGCCAAGGAGCCCCTGTTTTTAAAATCCACAAAATCCCGTTAAACATTAATCGGTTATCTTTGGGCTTCCGCCCTCGTGTTTCTTTTTTGGGTGGTGCAAGTATTGGTTCTATTTGCTTCCATTTTTCATCTGAAATAGAGTGTCTGTTCATAAACAGGACGAAATCATCCCCCATTTCAAATGTCTAGATTATTTTAAACTTTTTTGGAAACAGCCCCTAGACTTACGTCGAATTGAACTGCCTTCTTTTCCATGCAATTCTCCACGTTCAACTTGCATTGCCCTACCTAATAGCTCATGAGCAAGTTCAGCAGCAGGGGTCATCAAATCTTGAGAAAACACACCTGTAAAATAATTGGCATTCACTTCCGGGTCGAAATAAATATCTGCTCCTTCAAAGGTTTCACGAGTTGATGCACGCCCCCAGCCTTTTGGAGATAAATGAGGATAAATTCGAAAAAGCTTATCACTTCTCATTAGTTCATCAATAGCACTTTCAATCCCTTCGTCATTACTACATGCTCCCCTGTCAAGCATTCCATTTTCATCAATTGATAAGTCGCCATTAACAAATTTTTGGAGTTGAGCGAGGATATATTTTTGTTGTTCAGAATCGCCCATAATTTGAATTATTAGTCCTGAAGGATCAATAAAGGTAATTGGATTTGCGTTTGCGTAGACAAATGGATTAATCCCACCGGCTAAACCAATCGGATCAGGCGTCAGATATCTGCCGATATCAGGATCATAATACCGGTGCCAGTTGTAATGCAACCCGGTCTCCCCATCAAAATACTGTCCCGGAAGTATTCTGATGCACCTCCCCCTCCCAAAGACCTGCGGAACCTCAAGCACTACCAGGGTGTGCAGATACTTGATGCTACGGCCTTTTTAAGCAAGATCGCTTAATGGCAGCAGCACTCTCAGACACTCATAATTTTTTCTATGAAGTCATTACTTCTATGTTCTTTATAGGCTTTTTTAAAATGGAGTATCATTCTCTTTTGAAGTTTTGATTTGTCATCACCACTAATTTCAAAATTCAACAATAATTCATAGTTTACATATTTAATGTCCAAACCTTTGATCGAAAAATAGGCAGAAAATGAACCATTACTATCAGGCACAAATTTCTTCTCAATTGGGACCTCCAAACTAAATGCAATCTTTCTGCTATCAGCATCAGTAAGTTTAACATTCTTGAGAGTAGCAGCAATATGCTCTTTAGTATTTGATTCTATGGCGAGAAAAATTTCATAAGGAGATGTTCTTAAGGTCTCGTTTTCATAAGTTTCATAGGTCCCAATCAACTTTGCTATAATCCTGCCTTCACTGAAGTTAGATTGTACCGTTTTATAGTCATAATCTTTATTCAAGCGCGAAGAGCAGCCAGAACAGA encodes:
- a CDS encoding GNAT family N-acetyltransferase; translated protein: MNNVDIISFSEFGVDDAKRYLMEMKEIFFATSIRKEFQPPLQKEKYYKTWLGFYLDSHPELTLLAILDRRCVGYITGLPDSASEKYLFKMNSAYGVFRNLYNQYPAHLHINCRPNFQGKGIGTILIKSFIDTLLQMNITGVHIVTAHNGRNIAFYKKLDFSFQTTRTFQNRELLFMARSL
- a CDS encoding IS5 family transposase, with product MNRHSISDEKWKQIEPILAPPKKETRGRKPKDNRLMFNGILWILKTGAPWRDLPERFGPWQTVYKRFAKWTSLEAWDDLLNNVAKNQDKESGMIDGSYVKLHQHGCGARGGQYSQAIGRSRGGLTTKIHAVVDGLGNPVRIKLTGGNVHDMVPSYELMADIEADQFLADRAYDTDKLIEIVESKGSKVIIPSRRNRTVQRKIDKHLYKERHLVECFFAKIKSCRRVSTRYEKLASSYHAMVLIASCLVWLA
- a CDS encoding RHS repeat-associated core domain-containing protein, whose protein sequence is MKYLHTLVVLEVPQVFGRGRCIRILPGQYFDGETGLHYNWHRYYDPDIGRYLTPDPIGLAGGINPFVYANANPITFIDPSGLIIQIMGDSEQQKYILAQLQKFVNGDLSIDENGMLDRGACSNDEGIESAIDELMRSDKLFRIYPHLSPKGWGRASTRETFEGADIYFDPEVNANYFTGVFSQDLMTPAAELAHELLGRAMQVERGELHGKEGSSIRRKSRGCFQKSLK